In Blastopirellula sediminis, the following proteins share a genomic window:
- the argB gene encoding acetylglutamate kinase, whose protein sequence is MEEAIQKADVLIEALGWIRRFRDKITVIKLGGSVMENPDALRHVLIDIVFMETVGMWPVVVHGGGAAISRAMEAAKIEPRFIHGRRYTDDATLKIVEEVLAGQINEDIAQKIEEIGGRAMNLNFKTTNVLFGEKIQLDSPEGPLDLGNVGHVTRVDRTTIENLCYAGQVPIIPSMAIDEATGQKLNVNADTAANAVAEALGAEKLVFLSDVNGVRTDKNDPSTLVHSLNGEKARAMMTDGRIESGMIPKVEACLQTLDRGVKKIHIIDGRLRHSLLLEIYTNMGVGTEIVH, encoded by the coding sequence TTGGAAGAAGCGATCCAAAAAGCGGATGTCCTGATCGAAGCGCTCGGCTGGATCCGTCGGTTTCGTGACAAGATCACGGTCATTAAACTCGGCGGCAGCGTCATGGAAAACCCCGACGCCCTGCGACACGTTCTGATCGACATCGTCTTTATGGAAACGGTCGGCATGTGGCCGGTCGTCGTTCACGGAGGTGGCGCCGCGATTAGCCGCGCGATGGAAGCCGCCAAGATTGAACCTCGCTTTATCCATGGTCGCCGCTATACCGACGACGCGACGCTGAAGATCGTCGAAGAAGTTCTCGCCGGCCAAATCAACGAGGACATCGCCCAGAAGATCGAAGAGATCGGCGGCCGCGCGATGAACCTCAACTTCAAAACGACCAACGTTTTGTTCGGCGAAAAGATCCAGCTCGACAGCCCCGAAGGTCCGCTCGATCTCGGCAATGTCGGCCACGTGACCCGCGTCGATCGAACCACGATCGAAAACCTCTGCTACGCCGGGCAAGTGCCGATCATTCCGTCGATGGCGATCGATGAAGCGACCGGCCAAAAGCTGAACGTCAACGCCGACACCGCCGCCAATGCAGTCGCCGAAGCGCTCGGCGCCGAGAAGCTCGTCTTTCTCAGCGACGTCAACGGCGTTCGTACCGACAAGAATGATCCCAGCACGCTCGTTCACTCACTCAATGGCGAAAAGGCCCGTGCGATGATGACCGACGGCCGGATCGAAAGCGGCATGATTCCGAAGGTCGAAGCCTGTTTGCAGACCCTCGATCGCGGCGTGAAGAAGATTCACATTATTGACGGGCGACTGCGACATTCGCTGCTGCTCGAAATTTACACCAACATGGGCGTCGGGACCGAAATCGTCCATTAG
- a CDS encoding carboxypeptidase-like regulatory domain-containing protein codes for MYRPSLCCALFCLLLSLPVSLGCGQRGDKQIFAVEGTVTLDGKPLSNATVLFIPGQSRPSGAMTDENGYYELNYTDHQKGARIGLNRVQITTAQGPSETADGQPIAAVPETLPIRYHARSELEFTVSGDQANVANFALTSRK; via the coding sequence ATGTACCGCCCATCGCTTTGTTGTGCGCTCTTCTGTTTGTTGCTATCGCTCCCCGTTTCCCTCGGCTGCGGTCAACGTGGCGATAAACAAATCTTCGCCGTGGAAGGAACGGTCACCCTCGACGGCAAACCGCTCTCAAATGCAACCGTCCTCTTCATCCCCGGTCAAAGTCGCCCTTCCGGCGCGATGACCGATGAAAACGGATACTACGAACTGAACTACACCGATCACCAAAAAGGGGCGCGCATCGGTCTCAACCGAGTTCAAATCACCACCGCCCAAGGCCCGTCCGAAACGGCCGATGGCCAACCAATCGCGGCAGTTCCAGAGACGCTGCCGATCAGATACCACGCCCGCAGCGAGCTGGAGTTCACCGTCTCCGGCGACCAGGCGAACGTCGCGAATTTCGCCCTGACGTCGCGGAAGTGA
- a CDS encoding DUF1559 domain-containing protein, with protein sequence MFELVLSESSQPRKPERRRAFTLVELLVVIAIIGVLIALLLPAVQQAREAARRMSCSNNLKNIGLALHTYHDTHNNFPIGHHYQGHWDGDPSSSEGGTGFGWATGLLPYIEQGNQFDRFDSAYPAAENTITRNRKVCQTPLDLFSCPSDTKPAQYKEGAIPNAATSSYQGAGSAYDGYPNNKVGSSPNRNRFNGVFDRTNRGYIVGLKDILDGTSNTIFVAETKWEMDNNRRNRSRIYAGNDIVEYAKGATNAILVNGQWAMNWTQKQGNPQPHRTAGSFHPGGAMFAFSDGSVHFVSETIEHTASTWTNANNAYDGTNGGAGYGVYQRLFSIADGLIIPEI encoded by the coding sequence ATGTTCGAACTTGTCCTATCGGAGTCCTCTCAACCTAGAAAACCAGAACGCCGGCGAGCGTTCACCTTGGTCGAGCTGCTGGTGGTGATCGCCATCATCGGCGTCTTGATCGCTCTCCTTTTGCCGGCCGTTCAACAGGCCCGCGAAGCGGCCCGGCGGATGTCTTGCAGCAACAATCTGAAGAACATCGGACTTGCGCTGCATACCTATCACGACACCCACAACAACTTCCCGATTGGCCATCATTACCAAGGGCATTGGGACGGCGATCCATCCAGCAGTGAAGGTGGAACCGGGTTCGGTTGGGCGACGGGGCTTCTCCCTTATATCGAGCAAGGAAATCAGTTCGATCGTTTCGACTCGGCCTATCCCGCCGCCGAAAATACGATCACCCGCAACCGCAAGGTGTGCCAGACTCCGCTCGATCTCTTCAGCTGTCCTTCGGACACCAAGCCGGCGCAGTACAAGGAAGGCGCCATCCCGAACGCCGCGACCAGCAGCTACCAAGGCGCTGGATCAGCGTACGACGGATATCCCAACAACAAAGTCGGCAGCTCCCCGAATCGAAATCGTTTTAACGGCGTCTTTGATCGCACGAACCGCGGCTATATCGTCGGGCTCAAAGATATCCTCGACGGGACGAGCAACACGATCTTCGTCGCGGAGACGAAGTGGGAAATGGATAACAACCGTCGCAATCGCTCGCGCATCTACGCCGGCAACGACATCGTCGAGTACGCGAAAGGCGCCACCAACGCCATCCTGGTCAACGGCCAATGGGCGATGAATTGGACCCAAAAACAAGGGAATCCGCAGCCACATCGGACCGCCGGCAGCTTTCATCCCGGCGGCGCCATGTTCGCGTTCAGCGACGGCTCGGTCCATTTCGTCAGCGAGACGATCGAGCATACGGCCTCCACATGGACCAATGCGAACAACGCCTATGACGGGACCAATGGAGGCGCCGGGTACGGCGTCTATCAACGGCTCTTTTCGATTGCCGACGGGCTGATTATTCCCGAAATCTAA
- a CDS encoding RluA family pseudouridine synthase, protein MGRRQALRRICQRSDSECIVVRFAAAEHGTALVTRDWKVLHLDEHLIVLDKPSGMLSVPGRGDDKYDSLAVQVAADFPGARNVHRLDRDTSGVIVMARDAETHRQLSRQFEQRETDKRYVAIVAGTILAESGRIELPLRKDFDHPPRHMVDQELGKPAVTDWEVEARYEDSTRLSLIPQTGRSHQLRVHLQAIGHPILGDPLYAPEELQTAANRLMLHAIELEITHPTSGQRMRFVAAAPF, encoded by the coding sequence GTGGGTCGGCGTCAGGCATTGCGTCGTATCTGTCAAAGGAGTGACTCTGAATGTATCGTAGTTCGTTTCGCCGCCGCTGAACATGGAACCGCCCTCGTGACTCGCGACTGGAAAGTCCTCCACCTGGACGAGCATCTGATCGTGCTCGACAAGCCGAGCGGCATGCTTTCGGTCCCAGGCCGTGGGGACGACAAGTACGATTCGCTGGCGGTCCAAGTCGCCGCCGACTTCCCCGGCGCCCGCAATGTCCATCGCCTCGATCGGGACACCAGCGGCGTGATCGTGATGGCTCGCGACGCCGAAACGCATCGCCAGTTGAGCCGCCAGTTCGAGCAGCGGGAGACCGACAAACGTTATGTCGCAATCGTCGCCGGAACGATCCTGGCCGAGTCAGGACGGATCGAACTTCCCCTCCGCAAAGACTTCGATCATCCGCCGCGGCACATGGTCGACCAGGAGCTCGGCAAGCCGGCCGTTACCGACTGGGAAGTTGAAGCGCGGTACGAAGACTCGACGCGACTCTCGCTGATTCCGCAGACCGGCCGCAGTCATCAACTGCGCGTCCATCTGCAAGCGATCGGCCATCCAATTCTGGGCGATCCCCTCTACGCCCCCGAAGAGTTGCAAACCGCGGCCAATCGCTTAATGCTGCACGCGATCGAGCTGGAAATCACGCATCCGACCAGCGGCCAGCGAATGCGATTCGTCGCCGCAGCGCCGTTTTAG
- a CDS encoding thioredoxin family protein, giving the protein MSDVPETKAPPRYDWLSFCGAIAAGYVLSFYIHFLFRNDILDFATGVIALFIVAVMAMIKSDRQSRQDRKLAIAEKRKQPEADPLEIDNDQVAGDKLTSLHRLSKRVEQAFSTDSFVTTPPIPIADYESFLSERRCVVVHFWAPWNAIDRQQDRELKKVRKKWEDRVSFVSCDTDEAASEALCRGVKLAAVPSLVFFIDGKRRELLPGVRDAAALDQILERLLTEVNESSAD; this is encoded by the coding sequence ATGTCGGATGTTCCGGAAACGAAAGCCCCGCCCCGATACGACTGGCTAAGCTTCTGCGGAGCGATTGCGGCCGGCTATGTTCTCTCCTTCTACATCCACTTCCTGTTCCGCAACGACATTCTCGATTTTGCAACGGGAGTCATCGCGTTGTTCATCGTGGCGGTTATGGCGATGATCAAATCGGATCGCCAGTCGCGTCAGGATCGGAAGCTCGCGATCGCGGAAAAGCGGAAGCAGCCGGAAGCGGATCCGCTGGAGATTGACAATGATCAGGTCGCCGGGGACAAGCTCACCTCGCTGCATCGGCTCTCGAAACGGGTAGAGCAAGCGTTTTCTACCGATTCGTTTGTAACGACGCCCCCCATTCCGATCGCCGACTATGAATCTTTCCTGTCAGAGCGGCGCTGCGTCGTTGTTCATTTTTGGGCCCCTTGGAATGCGATTGATCGCCAACAGGACCGCGAGTTGAAGAAGGTACGTAAGAAGTGGGAGGATCGCGTCAGTTTCGTATCGTGCGATACGGACGAAGCGGCGAGCGAGGCGCTTTGCCGGGGAGTGAAACTTGCGGCGGTTCCATCACTGGTATTCTTTATCGACGGCAAGCGACGCGAGTTGCTTCCCGGAGTGCGGGATGCGGCCGCACTTGACCAGATTCTGGAACGCTTGCTCACGGAAGTGAACGAATCGTCGGCCGACTAA
- a CDS encoding DUF1559 domain-containing protein, which translates to MIRSVRRSGFTLVELLVVIAIIGVLIALLLPAVQQAREAARRMQCTNNLKQFGLAAHNFESTFKTFPPLRHSKAYKNTDGTTSVLSSEAPAQVFLMPFFEQGAAYDLFDLDYNVNSDGVVHSSVPAKTGANSKARVAQVPFMLCPSDPSDNDYYGAGKLNYHACIGGTNMYGGTPIDGVFANPRATTIGQVMKGPRMADITDGLSNTALFAEVMRGTKQHNASGNFDNTTVMNSSSAYTTAAQMTDGRNIPECLPNAYSLVGSVVRYTGHQYYRTLPQMVTYSHTLPVNWNRNVNDPARQRYNCANTGFVAGHMAASSYHSGGANYCRADGSVGFATDTTDFLIWQAIGSRAAGEVAQIQ; encoded by the coding sequence ATGATCCGCTCAGTCCGTCGCTCCGGATTCACGCTTGTCGAGCTGTTGGTGGTGATCGCCATCATCGGCGTCTTGATCGCCCTGCTGTTGCCGGCCGTCCAACAGGCCCGCGAAGCTGCTCGCCGGATGCAGTGCACCAACAACCTGAAACAATTCGGCCTCGCGGCCCACAACTTTGAAAGCACCTTCAAGACTTTCCCGCCGCTGCGTCACTCGAAAGCCTACAAGAACACGGACGGTACGACGTCGGTCCTCAGCAGCGAGGCTCCGGCCCAGGTCTTCCTGATGCCGTTCTTCGAACAAGGCGCCGCCTACGACCTGTTCGATCTCGACTACAACGTCAACAGCGACGGCGTGGTTCACTCGAGCGTTCCCGCCAAGACCGGCGCCAACTCGAAGGCTCGCGTCGCCCAAGTGCCCTTCATGCTCTGCCCCTCCGATCCTTCGGATAACGATTACTACGGCGCCGGCAAGCTGAATTACCACGCCTGCATCGGCGGGACCAACATGTACGGCGGAACGCCGATCGACGGCGTTTTTGCGAATCCGAGAGCGACCACCATCGGCCAGGTAATGAAAGGTCCGCGGATGGCCGACATCACGGACGGGCTAAGCAACACCGCCCTGTTCGCCGAAGTGATGCGCGGGACCAAGCAACACAACGCCTCCGGCAATTTCGACAATACGACCGTGATGAACTCCTCGTCCGCCTATACGACCGCCGCTCAAATGACGGACGGACGCAACATTCCCGAATGTCTGCCGAACGCCTATAGCTTGGTTGGCTCCGTGGTTCGCTATACCGGCCACCAGTATTATCGCACTCTGCCGCAGATGGTCACTTATTCGCACACGCTGCCGGTCAACTGGAACCGCAACGTTAACGACCCTGCTCGCCAGCGCTACAACTGCGCCAACACGGGGTTTGTGGCGGGGCATATGGCCGCTTCCAGCTATCACTCTGGCGGCGCCAACTACTGCCGAGCCGATGGCTCGGTCGGCTTTGCGACCGACACCACCGACTTCCTGATCTGGCAAGCGATCGGCAGTCGCGCTGCCGGTGAAGTCGCCCAGATTCAATAG
- the amt gene encoding ammonium transporter produces the protein MSRWKQLGFAVFCVSIGSSIASAQEVAEVAVESGPTPLDYIWILVASSLVFLMQAGFMCLECGMARAKNSINVAVKNIADFLISVGAFWLFGFGLMFGASWYGLVGTSDFCFSVSDNPWLAVFFVFQAVFCGTAATIDSGAVAERTRLVTYLTVSLVCSGLIYPIFGHWAWGSFFNGGDGGWLEQLGFIDFAGSTVVHSIGGWVALAGLVCIGPRLGRFDKDGNPRKIPPHNLLLVFLGTFILFFGWFGFNCGSTLAATTDVAPIAVNTMLAACFGGLATSVLTWFGPTKRPEPDMIANGVLGGLVGITAGCASVDTMGAAAIGVGAGFVVYYGTLFLEHVLKLDDVVGAVPVHGFCGAFGTLAVAIFIETDKLPEGMTHFSLLQTQAIGVGAGFLWSFGVTFVTLKTLSLFMPLRVSEEDERIGLNVAEHGAVSSLLELAEAMQRATEAKTYDASLLVEVEHGTEVGDLARCYNELIDTIRNEHSSARQAMRNLEQQRSRIKSGLRNYQANVEQNIAVIQSQNDEIERVLRVSSQRSQQVTGSVRAVFQQIDGLVKSLREVAVHSDQSRQATDLGLSHSTESQRTIEKLDRSAAEIEAVLAMIDDIAEQTNLLALNATIEAARAGDMGKGFAVVAGEVKTLASQSSNSARQISDRIVAIQGDSRGAVRKIGETLEVIRQVSDISSKMGQSIRQSMDEHEQASSDIHAIGDDVVQMIEEMMNGLNDVRQGTTEIATRVRQSYEDLEGVLADSDAS, from the coding sequence ATGTCTCGTTGGAAGCAACTTGGGTTTGCTGTTTTCTGCGTCTCGATCGGTTCCTCCATCGCCTCCGCACAAGAAGTGGCGGAAGTCGCCGTCGAATCAGGACCCACGCCGCTTGATTACATCTGGATCCTGGTCGCTTCGTCGCTCGTCTTTCTAATGCAGGCCGGGTTCATGTGCCTGGAGTGTGGGATGGCCCGGGCGAAGAACTCGATCAATGTGGCGGTGAAGAACATCGCCGACTTTTTGATCTCGGTCGGGGCGTTTTGGTTGTTCGGTTTTGGCCTGATGTTTGGCGCCAGTTGGTATGGGCTGGTCGGTACGTCCGACTTCTGTTTCTCGGTCAGCGACAATCCGTGGCTCGCGGTCTTCTTCGTCTTTCAAGCGGTCTTCTGCGGCACGGCGGCGACGATCGACTCGGGCGCCGTGGCCGAACGGACGCGATTGGTCACTTATTTGACGGTGTCGCTGGTCTGCTCTGGATTGATTTACCCGATCTTCGGTCACTGGGCATGGGGAAGCTTCTTCAACGGCGGCGACGGAGGTTGGCTCGAACAACTTGGCTTCATTGACTTCGCCGGTTCGACCGTGGTGCATAGCATCGGCGGCTGGGTGGCGCTCGCTGGTCTGGTTTGCATCGGTCCGCGTCTTGGTCGCTTTGACAAAGATGGGAATCCGCGCAAGATTCCGCCGCACAATTTGCTGCTGGTCTTCCTCGGCACGTTCATCTTGTTCTTCGGTTGGTTCGGCTTTAACTGCGGCAGCACGTTGGCGGCGACGACCGACGTGGCGCCGATCGCGGTGAACACGATGCTGGCCGCTTGTTTCGGCGGCTTGGCGACTTCGGTTCTGACCTGGTTCGGTCCGACCAAACGGCCCGAACCCGATATGATCGCTAACGGCGTGCTCGGCGGATTGGTCGGCATCACGGCCGGTTGCGCTTCGGTCGATACGATGGGCGCCGCGGCGATCGGCGTCGGCGCCGGCTTTGTGGTTTACTACGGAACGCTCTTCCTGGAGCATGTGCTGAAACTGGACGACGTCGTCGGCGCCGTGCCGGTGCATGGTTTCTGCGGCGCCTTCGGTACGCTGGCGGTCGCGATCTTTATTGAAACGGACAAACTGCCGGAAGGAATGACGCATTTTTCGCTGCTGCAGACGCAAGCGATCGGCGTTGGCGCCGGTTTTCTCTGGTCGTTCGGCGTTACCTTCGTCACGCTGAAAACGCTCAGCTTGTTCATGCCGCTGCGAGTGAGCGAAGAAGACGAACGGATTGGTCTGAACGTCGCCGAGCATGGCGCCGTCTCGTCGCTGTTGGAATTGGCCGAAGCGATGCAGCGAGCGACCGAGGCGAAAACCTACGACGCTTCGCTGTTGGTCGAAGTGGAGCATGGTACCGAAGTGGGGGATCTGGCTCGTTGCTACAACGAATTGATCGACACGATTCGGAATGAACACTCCTCCGCCAGACAAGCGATGCGGAACCTGGAGCAGCAGCGCAGTCGAATCAAAAGCGGGCTCCGCAACTACCAAGCGAACGTCGAACAAAACATCGCCGTGATTCAATCGCAAAACGACGAGATTGAACGCGTGCTGCGAGTTTCGAGCCAACGTTCGCAGCAAGTGACCGGCTCGGTCCGCGCGGTCTTTCAGCAGATCGACGGGCTGGTGAAGTCGCTCCGCGAAGTGGCCGTGCATTCCGACCAGTCGCGACAAGCGACCGATCTGGGACTTTCCCATTCGACCGAAAGCCAACGGACGATCGAAAAGCTCGATCGTTCGGCGGCCGAGATTGAAGCGGTGTTGGCGATGATCGACGATATCGCCGAGCAGACGAATCTGCTGGCCTTGAATGCGACAATCGAAGCGGCCCGCGCCGGCGACATGGGGAAAGGCTTTGCGGTGGTCGCCGGCGAAGTGAAGACGCTTGCGTCGCAATCTTCGAACTCGGCTCGCCAGATTTCGGACCGGATCGTCGCGATCCAAGGGGACTCCCGCGGCGCGGTGCGCAAGATCGGCGAAACGCTGGAGGTAATTCGCCAGGTGAGCGACATCAGCAGCAAAATGGGACAATCGATTCGCCAATCGATGGACGAACACGAACAAGCTTCAAGCGACATCCATGCGATCGGGGACGACGTCGTCCAGATGATCGAAGAGATGATGAACGGTCTGAATGACGTTCGTCAAGGAACGACCGAAATCGCGACGCGAGTTCGCCAATCGTACGAAGATCTGGAAGGGGTGTTGGCTGACAGCGACGCTTCCTAG
- a CDS encoding YfbM family protein: protein MGMTCTYRRLPAKQLAELEQDPEKGVAYLCSMPGIDMAAMTQMMSDPEAIAAHGPEILAAFARAQEDPTRVDLEKDWHALHFLLTGDASLQPDGDPDDPLFRVVMGGEATMLDASYGPARRFSRDEIAAISAALEPLTIEDLRERFSPEAFNEAGIYPEPYPGGWTLDEVEGLFDVFPKLQQLFADALATNEVVITYIN, encoded by the coding sequence ATGGGAATGACTTGCACCTATCGCCGACTTCCGGCCAAGCAATTGGCCGAACTGGAGCAAGATCCAGAGAAGGGGGTCGCCTATCTCTGCAGCATGCCCGGGATCGACATGGCGGCGATGACCCAAATGATGAGCGATCCGGAGGCGATCGCCGCTCATGGTCCTGAGATTCTGGCCGCCTTCGCTCGCGCGCAAGAAGATCCAACCCGCGTCGATCTCGAAAAAGATTGGCACGCGCTTCACTTTCTGCTGACCGGCGACGCGTCATTGCAGCCTGATGGCGATCCAGATGATCCGCTCTTTCGGGTCGTCATGGGAGGGGAAGCGACGATGCTCGACGCGTCGTACGGCCCGGCTCGACGTTTTAGTCGGGATGAGATCGCCGCAATTTCCGCCGCTCTGGAGCCGTTAACAATCGAGGATTTGCGGGAACGTTTCTCGCCGGAAGCGTTCAATGAGGCCGGAATTTATCCCGAGCCTTATCCCGGCGGCTGGACGCTCGATGAAGTGGAAGGTCTGTTCGACGTCTTTCCAAAGCTGCAACAGCTGTTCGCCGACGCCCTGGCGACCAACGAAGTGGTGATCACTTATATCAATTAG
- a CDS encoding efflux RND transporter periplasmic adaptor subunit: protein MPEIKIPEVPPPPVTVADSIKRQVIDYDEYTGHVEAEQTVDVYAKISGYMQAVKFNDGDLVKAGDLLFLIDTSTYQAQYDQAVANANLYKAKYELAKTTLARNDKLVGSGAISQELYDESVAAVNESDAAVKAAEAQTAARKVDLDYCTITAAIDGRIDRTYVTQGNLVQGGAGSMPTLLTTIVSVSPTYVYFDVDELALLKFTEERVAQQGTRHVPLRTRKIPIQITLADGSIYPNLGVVDFGSNQLDAGTGTLSVRAVVKNPDEALAPGMFVRVKVAAGRPYDAVLVPEKAIGSDQSDRYVYVVNDQNIAERRQVTLGSKQGKDRVIASGLKEGEKVIIDGLLLVRPGKPVVPQVGSMEEPPAIDKRMLRPDEETLEESAEPMADPMKSETSAEPAKS, encoded by the coding sequence ATGCCGGAAATCAAGATTCCGGAAGTTCCCCCGCCGCCGGTAACGGTAGCCGATTCGATCAAGCGACAAGTGATCGATTACGACGAATACACGGGCCACGTCGAAGCGGAGCAGACGGTTGACGTTTACGCGAAGATCTCCGGCTACATGCAGGCGGTCAAGTTCAACGACGGCGACCTGGTGAAAGCGGGCGATCTCCTCTTCTTGATCGATACCAGCACCTATCAAGCGCAGTACGATCAAGCGGTCGCCAACGCCAATCTTTACAAAGCGAAATACGAACTGGCCAAAACGACGCTGGCCCGTAATGACAAACTGGTCGGCAGCGGCGCCATCAGCCAAGAGCTGTATGACGAAAGCGTCGCCGCGGTAAACGAATCGGACGCCGCCGTCAAAGCGGCCGAAGCCCAGACCGCCGCTCGCAAGGTCGATCTCGACTACTGCACGATTACCGCCGCGATCGACGGGCGGATCGACCGGACCTACGTGACGCAAGGGAACCTGGTCCAAGGGGGCGCCGGCAGCATGCCGACGCTGTTGACGACGATCGTCTCGGTCAGTCCGACCTACGTCTACTTCGACGTCGACGAACTGGCGCTGCTCAAGTTCACCGAAGAGCGGGTCGCCCAGCAAGGGACGCGGCATGTGCCGCTTCGCACGCGGAAGATTCCGATCCAGATCACGCTAGCCGACGGCAGCATTTATCCCAATCTTGGCGTCGTCGACTTCGGCTCGAACCAACTCGACGCGGGAACCGGCACGTTGAGCGTTCGCGCGGTGGTCAAAAATCCGGACGAAGCGCTCGCGCCGGGGATGTTCGTGCGGGTGAAAGTCGCCGCGGGCCGTCCGTATGACGCCGTGCTGGTTCCGGAAAAGGCGATCGGCTCGGACCAAAGCGATCGCTACGTCTATGTCGTCAATGACCAGAACATCGCCGAGCGACGACAGGTCACCCTCGGTTCCAAACAAGGGAAAGACCGGGTGATTGCGTCCGGTTTGAAAGAAGGAGAGAAGGTGATCATCGACGGTTTGCTGCTGGTTCGTCCCGGCAAGCCGGTCGTGCCGCAAGTTGGATCGATGGAAGAACCGCCAGCGATCGACAAACGGATGTTGCGTCCCGATGAGGAGACCCTCGAAGAGTCGGCCGAGCCGATGGCCGATCCGATGAAATCAGAAACCAGTGCAGAGCCGGCGAAGTCGTAA